TCCCCCGGCTCGCCCCCGTGACCACGGCCACCTTCCCCTTCAGCTGGAGCATGAGGCCTCCCTTCTCATCGCGATTTCCATGACACCCCCGAAGAGGATATCTTACCCTGTCCCGGGCGCGCCAAATGAAAAAGGGCAAGGTCGACGTGCCCTTGCCCTTCCCTGCGATTGCCGGTTTTTCGTTTCGGGGGGACCGGCCCCCTTCTAGGCGGGGTCCAGAATGATCAGATCCATGGCCTTCCGGCGCAGCGCGTCGTTGAATTCCAATCCGTGGGCCCGCTTGAGATGATCACCGATGACCACCGTGATCTCCTCCTCGGACTCGTCGTGGACCTCGAAACCGCATTTCATCCCCATCGCCCTGCATGCAAGATGCTTTTTCATGCATCCACCCCCTTTCAGCGGATTTCCTCCGCGACGGAGTCCCTGAAGCAGTCCTCCCGCCAGAGGCACTCCTCCTGGTCGCACTCCTCCTCGGTCGCCGTCCCGAAGCAGTCGAAGTTTCCCTCCGCCCGCTGGATGGCCCGGATAAGATCGGCCTTCTCCATCCTTGTCGAGCGGATTCCAAGCTGCCGCGCCATGTCTCGAATCTCCTTCATGTTCGGCATGATGCACCTCCTCTATCCCGCCGGCTCCCGTTCACGCCTCCACCAGATCGCATACAGTATACACCTTCGTCCCGAAGGGGGGAATCACGTTCCTTTGAACATCCCAAGCGAACAGCGGGAAGCTGCAAGGGTCGGGAATTTCGCTTGACGGTAGGCCGAGTATGGTAAAATATCAAACACGTTTATATATCCAGTAAGGAAGGAACTTCATGGCGAACTTCAGTTCCGAGGGGATGGCTCTACCCGATTCCGAGTGGCGGGATTATGTCCGGCGGGGGTGCGAGCGGGGGGTCCAAAGCAGGATTATCGAATCATGGCAGCGTTGCGGGCGAAGAGGCCTCAATCCGTACGAACAGAACATCCCCCTTCCTGCCGAATCTTCCCAATTCAATAAACGGATCGCGGAGAATCTCGAGATCGTCGAGCTGTACCAGTTCTACATTCGCCGCTTCTCCGGATTGCTGGAACAGCTCGGCGCCTGCTCCATGGTCTGCGATAACGATGGATACATCCTCTCGAGGGCGGGATACGGCAAGGTGCTACACTTCTTCGATAACTTTTCCCTCTCCGAAGGAAGCACCTGCTGCGAAAAAGTGATCGGGACGAACGCCCCGAGCCTGGCCCTCATCGTCCGCGAACCGGTGGTGGTCACGGCCGACGAGCATTACACGAAGACCTACCATCCGGCGTTCTGCGCCGCTTCGCCGATTCTCGACGAGAACCGGAATCTCCTCGGATGCGTCGATATCACGAAGTTCTTCGACCCCAACATCTCCGAGGAGCTGCGTAAGCACCTCCTGAACCTGGCCATCTCCCTTGCGGACATGATCCGCAACGAAGTCTTCCTCGGACGGCTTACGAAGACGTCTCCGTCGTACCGGTCCATGTGGGGCGCCGCCCCCCGGGACCCTCGTGAATCCCCGATCGGAGACATGCCAAGCGGCATATTGCGCCCCTGTTTCTCCCGCATCGTCGGATCGGCCCCGCCGCTCGCCAAGGCGGTGCATACGGCGAAGGCGTTCGGCTGCAAGGAAGGGAACATCCTCATCGTCGGAGAGACCGGGACGGGGAAGGAGCTCTTCGCCCAGGGGATCCACGACGAGGGCCAGCGGGCGAACGGTCCCTTCGTGACGGTCAACTGCGCAGCGATCCCGCTGGAACTGGCGGAGAGCGAGCTGTTCGGGTACGAACGGGGGGCGTTCACGGGGGCCAGGACGGAGGGACACCCGGGAAAGTTCGAGATGGCGAACCAAGGGTCCATCTTCCTCGACGAGATCAACTCGATGCCGCTGCCGATCCAGGCGAAGATCCTGCGTGTCGTGGAGACG
This is a stretch of genomic DNA from Candidatus Deferrimicrobium sp.. It encodes these proteins:
- a CDS encoding DUF1059 domain-containing protein — encoded protein: MKKHLACRAMGMKCGFEVHDESEEEITVVIGDHLKRAHGLEFNDALRRKAMDLIILDPA
- a CDS encoding sigma-54-dependent Fis family transcriptional regulator, giving the protein MANFSSEGMALPDSEWRDYVRRGCERGVQSRIIESWQRCGRRGLNPYEQNIPLPAESSQFNKRIAENLEIVELYQFYIRRFSGLLEQLGACSMVCDNDGYILSRAGYGKVLHFFDNFSLSEGSTCCEKVIGTNAPSLALIVREPVVVTADEHYTKTYHPAFCAASPILDENRNLLGCVDITKFFDPNISEELRKHLLNLAISLADMIRNEVFLGRLTKTSPSYRSMWGAAPRDPRESPIGDMPSGILRPCFSRIVGSAPPLAKAVHTAKAFGCKEGNILIVGETGTGKELFAQGIHDEGQRANGPFVTVNCAAIPLELAESELFGYERGAFTGARTEGHPGKFEMANQGSIFLDEINSMPLPIQAKILRVVETKRITRINGKREIPIDVRIIAASNRVLADEVAAGTFRKDLFYRLNVLPLRVPALREMREDIPALLDAFFQACAEEHGVCRKRISAEALQHLVAYDWPGNVRELKNCAEYICFTVETDEVAEHDLPPEILARRINPPEPPVAPEEPKNLGALERMFLIETMRRFHGNAVEAAKTLGISRSTLYRKLKKYGITS